The Cottoperca gobio chromosome 22, fCotGob3.1, whole genome shotgun sequence genome contains a region encoding:
- the mideasb gene encoding LOW QUALITY PROTEIN: ELM2 and SANT domain-containing protein 1 (The sequence of the model RefSeq protein was modified relative to this genomic sequence to represent the inferred CDS: deleted 1 base in 1 codon) — protein sequence MPVMSVPAQQKPSAKRTGKRITFFSDQSLAMKETSQHPEGSYYVPGGPASDPGQSEAASTVTSNPEAPHMYLNSVIFSPDKGDQSRGHYQQTVPMKWAHQEPSQQQPSLSQQQRAASWNTMTNWGQNFSNYVGGVNVTDSRTQNAFVKSMHETTGLQPHQQPPNRAADKQPLGPNPTVEAYRDVVKAQELDWDQQQQQTQAFQETLKPGALNTQQHSTSHPGGSSVLQPFQLAFGQPKQHLPAYYQAFQGNRTTLPNPPNYPTQAKPPHQLQQLQKQEQIRQQQQQQHHILQQQIQQQHHQQMQQQQIIQHQQHVQQQLQQQQHMQHEQQQQQKIQQQQQQQQLQIQQMQHQQLQQQNPHVLDYYPAAQNAHPHPHPQPVVVHSQESSAPAPLKIQEPIIQDITPEPLQPSDPLPPTLQPEPLSQSQPQTQSLTQLRRSRRLSKEGGAPSDNPFLSVSTDQAAPGGPQGSQNGASDIQAAPTGVIQSTRRKRRVSQEVNLETLAQKASEMESLPPHIVKESHRSWSPSETGGSNMKRPRDDSLLPLVIPVSVPVRRQEPSSPDRDEAALASSWPPRPSNPQDLGRADHKPSVIVTRRRSLRNSLSESSDQNGRTEGEKDDDGKKSKRRPRPEPLFIPPPKPGLFIAPPIYSSITPYQSHLRSPVRLAENPLSIPPYTPPPILSPVREGSGLYFSTFLSSAAASCQGLQPPATPKSATRSLLRSNSCDITPPVLSAMSEATPVSIDPRINIGSRYQAEVPELRQRSAVELDHHRAELLWTPLNELEEKPDFQQKVQDLMHLACSSVLCGGGTNQELAHHCLYECKGDIMAALSLLMLRNPVFPKSHYLANYHYSGSDSWTAAERRQFNKGITAYKKDFFMVQKQVITKSVAQCVEFYYTYKKHVKIGRSGMLIYGEVEPLDSKTTEEETDPKGSQRLEPQKEEDSRKWEGSADRKQDVGPTRATHTQQSAENPGTVLIMKGPEDVGKEQPLSRVTLPPQPPPPGSKPRYDGPARKTSPSTGNKASAGQEGEFPCKKCGRIFYKVKSRSAHMKSHAEQEKKAAALRQKEAEERAATEAAAAAALAAQQNGTRLVGGDSTNDDSSGGEDEDDKDWQ from the exons ATGCCCGTCATGAGTGTACCAGCCCAGCAGAAACCCAGCGCCAAAAGAACGGGCAAACGAATCACATTTTTCAGCGATCAAAGCCTAGCAATGAAGGAGACGTCGCAGCACCCCGAGGGGTCCTACTATGTCCCGGGTGGTCCTGCCTCAGACCCCGGACAGAGCGAGGCTGCAAGTACTGTGACTTCCAATCCAGAGGCCCCTCACATGTACCTCAACTCTGTTATCTTCAGCCCAGATAAAGGGGACCAGAGCAGGGGTCATTATCAGCAGACTGTGCCTATGAAATGGGCCCACCAGGAGCCCAGTCAGCAGCAGCCATCTCTGTCCCAGCAGCAGAGAGCTGCCTCCTGGAATACTATGACTAACTGGGGACAAAACTTTTCAAATTACGTAGGTGGAGTTAACGTAACAGACTCAAGGACCCAGAATGCATTTGTGAAGTCGATGCATGAGACAACTGGCTTACAGCCACATCAACAGCCCCCTAACAGAGCTGCAGACAAGCAGCCTCTGGGGCCTAACCCTACAGTTGAAGCGTACAGGGATGTTGTTAAGGCTCAGGAGCTGGATTgggatcagcagcagcagcagacgcAGGCCTTTCAGGAGACGTTAAAACCTGGGGCGCTGAACACTCAGCAGCACAGCACATCTCACCCAGGGGGAAGCTCAGTCTTGCAGCCCTTTCAGTTGGCCTTTGGTCAGCCCAAGCAGCACCTGCCAGCGTACTACCAGGCCTTTCAAGGCAACAGGACGACGCTACCTAACCCACCAAACTACCCAACACAAGCAAAACCCCCTCACCAgttgcagcagctgcagaagcAAGAGCAAATACGccagcaacagcaacaacagcatcacATACTCCAGCAGCAAattcagcagcagcaccatcaacaaatgcagcagcaacaaatCATTCAGCATCAACAGCATGTACAGCAacagcttcagcagcagcaacacatgcagcacgagcagcagcagcaacaaaagatacaacagcagcagcagcagcaacagctccaAATTCAGCAAATGCAACATCAGCAGTTGCAACAACAAAACCCTCATGTGCTTGACTATTACCCCGCAGCACAAAATGCACACCCTCACCCGCATCCACAGCCTGTGGTGGTACACTCCCAGGAGTCCTCGGCTCCAGCTCCCCTAAAGATCCAAGAGCCAATTATCCAGGACATCACCCCAGAACCCCTGCAGCCTTCAGATCCACTGCCGCCCACTCTCCAGCCTGAGCCCCTGTCTCAATCGCAACCACAGACACAATCTCTAACGCAGCTTCGCAGATCACGACGGCTCTCAAAGGAAGGCGGAGCACCGTCCGACaacccttttctctctgtctctacggATCAGGCTGCCCCAGGAGGGCCGCAGGGCTCACAGAACGGGGCCTCTGACATCCAGGCAGCCCCGACAGGCGTCATCCAGAGCACGCGGAGGAAACGCAGGGTGTCCCAGGAGGTCAACCTGGAGACCCTTGCTCAGAAAGCATCAGAAATGGAGTCTCTACCACCACATATTGTAAAG gaatCCCACCGGTCGTGGAGTCCCTCTGAAACGGGGGGTTCGAACATGAAGCGGCCTCGAGACGACAGCCTCCTCCCGCTCGTCATCCCCGTGTCTGTCCCTGTGCGAAGGCAGGAGCCCTCCTCTCCCGACAGAGATGAAGCAGCGCTGGCGTCCAGCTGGCCCCCGAGGCCTTCAAACCCCCAGGACCTCGGCCGCGCCGACCACAAGCCCTCGGTCATCGTCACCCGGAGGCGCTCACTCAGGAACTCCTTATCGGAGAGCTCAGATCAG AATGGAAGAACTGAAGGGGAGAAGGACGATGACGGC AAAAAGTCAAAACGGCGTCCGCGGCCCGAGCCTCTATTCATCCCGCCGCCCAAACCTGGTTTATTCATCGCCCCTCCTATCTACTCCAGCATCACACCCTACCAGAGCCACCTACGTTCCCCGGTGCGCCTCGCCGAAAACCCCCTCTCCATTCCCCCCTACACCCCTCCGCCAATCCTCAGCCCTGTCCGCGAGGGCTCAGGCCTTTACTTCTCCACTTTCCTGTCGTCTGCTGCAGCCAGCTGCCAGGGCCTGCAACCTCCTGCAACACCCAAGTCGGCAACACGCAGCCTGTTGCGCTCAA ACAGCTGCGACATCACACCGCCAGTTCTGTCTGCTATGAGCGAGGCCACTCCGGTCAGCATAGATCC ACGGATAAACATTGGGTCGCGGTACCAGGCCGAGGTGCCGGAGCTGCGGCAGCGGTCGGCTGTCGAGCTGGATCATCATCGAGCGGAGCTGCTCTGGACTCCGCTGAATGAACTGGAGGAGAAACCTGACTTCCAGCAGAAGG TGCAAGACCTCATGCACCTGGCCTGCTCCAGTGTTTTGTGTGGAGGAGGCACCAACCAGGAGTTGGCCCACCATTGTCTGTACGAGTGCAAAGGGGACATAATG GCCGCTCTGTCCCTCCTCATGCTGAGGAATCCAGTGTTCCCCAAATCTCATTATCTGGCCAACTATCACTACTCAG gatcagacagctggactgCCGCTGAGAGACGCCAGTTCAACAAAGGCATCACTGCGTACAAGAAGGACTTCTTCATGGTGCAGAAACAG GTGATCACTAAGTCAGTGGCGCAGTGTGTGGAGTTTTACTACACGTACAAGAAACATGTGAAGATCGGCCGCAGCGGGATGCTGATCTACGGTGAGGTGGAGCCTCTCGACAGCAAGACCACTGAGGAGGAGACGGAccccaag GGCTCTCAAAGGTTGGAGCCgcagaaggaggaggacagCAGGAAGTGGGAAGGGTCAGCTGACAGGAAACAGGATGTCGGGCCCACCAGGGCGACACACACGCAGCAGTCCGCTGAGAAT cccgGGACCGTCCTGATCATGAAAGGCCCAGAGGACGTGGGGAAGGAGCAGCCATTGTCCCGGGTCACCCTCCCCCCTCAGCCGCCCCCTCCCGGCTCCAAACCTCGCTACGACGGCCCCGCACGTAAGACCAGCCCTTCGACGGGTAACAAAGCCTCAGCTGGTCAGGAAGGAGAGTTCCCCTGCAAGAAATGTGGCAG GATTTTCTACAAGGTGAAGAGCCGCAGCGCCCACATGAAGAGCCACGCCGAGCAGGAGAAGAAGGCCGCAGCGCTGCGGCAGAAGGAGGCCGAGGAACGAGCAGCGACCGaggctgccgccgccgccgccctCGCCGCGCAGCAGAACGGGACGCGACTAGTGGGCGGGGACAGCACCAACGATGACTCGTCGGGCGGGGAGGACGAGGACGATAAGGACTGGCAGTGA
- the ptgr2 gene encoding prostaglandin reductase 2, protein MQVQRVVLNSRPGNNGVPVPEHFRLEETTLVPELKDGEVLVRTLCLSVDPYMRCRMNEDTGVDYVTPWQLSECVDGGGVGVVESSRCSTCSEGDMVTSFNWPWQTNAVMKGSVLQKVDPQLVDGHLSYFLGAVGITGLTALLGIREKGNVTKGAKQTMVVSGAAGACGSIAGQIGRMDGCVRVVGICGSDEKCRALVDDLGFSAAINYRQEDVPTRLKERCPNGIDVYFDNVGGAISDVVIAQMNNNSHVVLCGQISQYNKDVPYPPPLSEEIQETLRRKNITRERFTVLNYMNKADSALCELSQLVKSGQINVLETVVDGIGNMGDAFCSMMKGGNIGKQIIKLSE, encoded by the exons ATGCAGGTGCAGAGAGTCGTTCTCAACTCACGACCAG GTAACAACGGGGTGCCAGTTCCTGAACATTTCCGCCTGGAGGAGACGACTTTGGTACCTGAACTGAAAGATGGGGAAGTCCTTGTTCGGACGCTTTGCCTCTCAGTCGACCCTTACATG CGATGCAGAATGAATGAAGACACCGGTGTTGATTATGTGACTCCGTGGCAGCTGTCTGAGTGTGTGGATGGTGGAGGTGTTGGCGTGGTTGAGTCCAGCCGCTGCAGTACTTGCAGTGAGGGAGATATGGTCACTTCATTCAACTGGCCTTGGCAGACCAATGCTGTCATGAAAGGAAGTGTCTTGCAGAAG GTTGATCCACAGTTGGTTGATGGACACTTGTCCTACTTTTTAGGTGCAGTTGGTATAACAGGGCTCACTGCACTGTTGGGCATAAGAGAGAAGGGCAATGTGACCAAAGGGGCCAAGCAGACCATGGTGGTGAGTGGCGCGGCCGGGGCCTGTGGCTCCATAGCTGGACAG ATTGGCAGGATGGATGGTTGTGTGAGAGTGGTTGGGATTTGCGGGTCTGATGAGAAGTGCAGAGCTTTAGTAGATGACCTGGGCTTTTCTGCAGCCATCAACTACCGCCAAGAGGACGTCCCTACGAGGCTTAAGGAGCGCTGCCCTAATGGGATAGATGTTTACTTTGACAACGTGGGCGGTGCCATCAGTGATGTTGTAATCGCACAG ATGAACAACAACAGCCATGTGGTCCTGTGTGGGCAGATCTCACAGTACAACAAAGATGTGCCGTATCCTCCGCCCCTGAGTGAGGAGATACAGGAAACCCTGCGAAGGAAGAATATCACCCGGGAGCGATTTACAGTGCTTAACTACATGAACAAAGCAGACTCTGCCCTCTGTGAACTCAGCCAGCTAGTTAAATCAGGCCAAATCAAT GTGCTGGAAACTGTGGTGGATGGCATTGGAAATATGGGAG aTGCATTTTGCTCTATGATGAAGGGGGGAAACATTGGCAAGCAAATAATAAAGCTATCGGAGTGA